The Desulfonatronum thiosulfatophilum genome has a window encoding:
- a CDS encoding Sfum_1244 family protein, with product MNPDLQFLQSQVQSNCHISDANFSGSFSLCGLLLRMRDLYKWESGLAPWEEPEHGLILEWVEQREELWAELEGQECKALKFDNACIGPFEVEEVNSRCAALGCLYGAGYVLGMKPSFFLALPVEETVINGLKIYTVEHELCRDIFVTPVMRQGDRIIARRQAMESLIWDVVQEQRPSVRPALDFALAGYGLDSRELLQRPNDFQSAYQHMVREELRIWVHHEIGEAAEDAFPGDVWHQMVANTCQTLAEVFIRAVKDLLADTHPHGLLAFMAARDSKPSLGLYLAMMRPLSKLLFMEIFRIFPEFTRTGEWSEVERVRTVAYARGRELAQKLVDVHRDSDPFHHERTVERIIEEIIRPLGILGEVDAEEMRR from the coding sequence GTGAATCCTGATCTCCAGTTTTTGCAGTCGCAAGTGCAAAGCAATTGTCATATTTCGGATGCCAATTTCAGCGGATCTTTTTCCCTGTGCGGGCTGCTTCTGCGCATGCGCGATCTGTATAAGTGGGAATCCGGACTGGCTCCCTGGGAAGAGCCTGAGCATGGGTTGATCCTGGAGTGGGTGGAGCAGCGGGAAGAATTGTGGGCGGAATTGGAGGGGCAGGAGTGCAAGGCGCTCAAATTCGACAATGCTTGCATCGGTCCTTTCGAGGTCGAAGAGGTGAACAGCCGATGCGCCGCCCTGGGCTGCCTCTACGGCGCCGGCTACGTTCTGGGGATGAAGCCCAGTTTTTTTCTGGCCCTGCCGGTGGAAGAGACCGTGATCAACGGACTCAAGATATACACCGTGGAACATGAATTGTGCCGGGATATCTTTGTGACTCCGGTGATGCGTCAAGGCGACCGGATAATTGCTCGGCGTCAGGCCATGGAGTCACTGATCTGGGACGTGGTCCAGGAGCAGCGTCCCTCGGTGCGGCCGGCTCTGGATTTCGCATTGGCCGGTTATGGCCTGGATTCTCGGGAACTTTTGCAGCGCCCCAATGATTTCCAGAGCGCTTATCAGCATATGGTGCGGGAGGAACTCCGGATATGGGTGCATCATGAGATCGGCGAGGCCGCGGAGGACGCCTTTCCCGGTGATGTCTGGCATCAGATGGTGGCCAACACCTGTCAGACCCTGGCCGAGGTTTTCATCCGAGCGGTCAAGGATCTCCTGGCCGATACCCATCCCCACGGGCTTCTGGCCTTCATGGCCGCCAGGGACAGCAAACCTTCCCTTGGCTTGTATTTGGCCATGATGCGTCCTCTTTCCAAGTTGCTGTTTATGGAAATCTTTCGCATCTTTCCGGAATTCACCCGGACCGGGGAGTGGAGCGAAGTGGAGCGGGTTCGAACGGTTGCCTATGCCAGGGGCAGGGAGCTGGCGCAAAAACTCGTCGATGTCCATCGTGACTCTGATCCCTTTCATCACGAGCGGACCGTGGAGCGGATCATCGAAGAGATCATCCGCCCATTGGGCATTCTCGGCGAGGTGGATGCCGAAGAGATGAGACGCTGA
- a CDS encoding deoxyribonuclease IV translates to MPFLGAHMPTSGGLHLVFDRIAAVGGEALQLFTRNQRQWAGTSITDAEAEAFAAGWKRWGREHIFAHASYLINLASPDETLWRKSASALAREFIRCARLNIPWVVLHPGSHKGAGRNDGCIRAAACLDMAFEEAGDQAGDVGLLLENTSGTGTALGADPEDLAEMISASEHALRLGICWDTCHGFAAGHDPRHQDSWAEVTSRLDRTVGLSRLQLLHLNDSKTPLGSRRDRHEHIGLGEIGFAGFSTILNDPPLAHLPMVLETPKGSDLAEDIENLNVLRGLLKAVPEENL, encoded by the coding sequence ATGCCCTTTCTTGGTGCGCATATGCCCACTTCAGGCGGTCTGCATCTCGTCTTCGATCGAATCGCTGCTGTCGGAGGTGAGGCATTGCAGCTGTTCACCCGCAACCAGCGGCAATGGGCCGGCACTTCCATCACGGACGCCGAAGCCGAAGCCTTTGCCGCGGGCTGGAAGAGGTGGGGCCGCGAACATATCTTCGCCCATGCGTCCTACCTGATCAATCTGGCGTCTCCTGACGAGACATTATGGCGCAAATCAGCCTCCGCCCTGGCGCGGGAGTTCATCCGTTGCGCCAGGCTGAACATTCCTTGGGTCGTCCTCCATCCCGGGTCACATAAAGGCGCGGGAAGGAACGACGGATGCATTCGTGCGGCAGCATGCCTGGACATGGCTTTTGAAGAAGCCGGAGACCAGGCAGGAGATGTCGGTCTTCTTCTGGAGAATACCTCCGGAACCGGGACCGCGCTCGGTGCGGATCCCGAAGATCTGGCGGAAATGATTTCCGCATCCGAACATGCCCTGCGTCTGGGGATCTGCTGGGATACGTGTCATGGTTTCGCCGCCGGTCATGATCCTCGCCATCAGGATTCCTGGGCCGAGGTCACTTCACGCCTGGACAGGACCGTAGGCCTTTCGCGGCTGCAGCTGCTGCACCTCAATGACAGCAAGACCCCCCTGGGCAGCCGCCGGGACCGTCATGAACATATCGGACTGGGTGAGATCGGATTTGCGGGATTTTCAACCATCCTCAACGATCCGCCGCTGGCGCATCTGCCCATGGTTTTGGAAACGCCCAAGGGTTCGGACCTAGCTGAAGATATCGAAAATTTGAATGTACTGCGAGGGTTGTTGAAGGCCGTTCCGGAGGAGAATTTGTGA
- a CDS encoding YqjF family protein: MNESRIHGKHDHGSAPFRPIIGAMHCHDVLFAHWPFVPEKLRPLIPTELQLDTYDGQAWLGVVAMRVTGMRPRFIPSFLGLSYSGVNVRTYVRHSGKPGVWFFSLDIDSRLSLLAARTWYGLPYYKAHFEHRQKDQVLHFDCTRTHRGAPEAKLRFEYAPVGDVFRSEPDSLTHWLTERYRLSTVSPQGKLGFGDIHHEPWPLQEAEATFRINTMGNQIGLKLPLDGSLLHYSREREMLIQSMDFSEQSQLDAHASQQA, from the coding sequence ATGAATGAAAGCCGAATACATGGCAAGCATGACCACGGATCAGCACCGTTCAGGCCCATCATCGGAGCCATGCACTGCCATGACGTCCTGTTCGCGCACTGGCCGTTCGTCCCCGAGAAACTTCGTCCTCTCATTCCGACGGAGCTGCAACTGGATACCTATGACGGCCAAGCCTGGCTGGGGGTTGTGGCCATGCGCGTCACCGGCATGCGCCCACGTTTTATCCCGTCTTTTCTCGGCCTGAGCTATTCCGGCGTGAATGTACGCACCTATGTCCGACATTCAGGAAAACCAGGAGTCTGGTTCTTCAGCCTGGATATCGACAGCCGGCTGTCCCTTCTGGCGGCAAGAACGTGGTACGGCCTGCCTTATTACAAGGCCCATTTCGAGCACCGGCAAAAGGACCAGGTTCTGCATTTCGATTGCACCCGCACACACCGGGGAGCCCCAGAAGCGAAGCTGCGCTTTGAATATGCCCCTGTCGGCGACGTGTTCCGAAGCGAACCCGACTCGCTGACTCACTGGCTCACGGAGCGGTACCGTCTCTCAACGGTCAGCCCCCAGGGAAAACTCGGTTTCGGCGACATCCATCATGAACCCTGGCCGCTTCAGGAAGCCGAGGCAACGTTCCGGATCAACACCATGGGCAATCAGATCGGCTTGAAGCTCCCTCTGGATGGATCATTGCTGCACTATTCACGAGAACGCGAAATGCTGATCCAATCCATGGATTTCAGCGAACAATCTCAGCTTGACGCGCATGCATCGCAGCAGGCTTGA
- a CDS encoding dihydroorotate dehydrogenase, whose protein sequence is MNLNVKFAGMELKNPILTASGTFGYGLEFAPYGDLTALGGIVVKGLSWEPRTGNPMPRVAETPCGMLNAIGLQNIGVHRFVEDKLPLLPWSEVPVIANLYACDAEDFARLAEYLADQEGVAALEVNISCPNVQAGGVLFGQDPRQAALVTAAVKAKAGAKPVIVKLSPNVTDITAIAKAAADAGADALALINTLSGMAVDIRTRKPRLANVIGGLSGPAIKPVGLRCVYQVSRAVDLPIIGLGGISSAEDVLEYIMVGAWAVQIGTANFLRPDMAFRIAAQLPGLLEELGVKSWEEFRGKLSI, encoded by the coding sequence ATGAATCTCAACGTCAAATTCGCCGGAATGGAACTGAAGAATCCGATTCTGACCGCATCCGGAACCTTCGGTTACGGGCTGGAGTTTGCGCCGTATGGCGACCTGACGGCTTTGGGCGGAATCGTGGTCAAGGGGTTATCCTGGGAGCCGCGAACGGGCAACCCCATGCCGCGGGTCGCGGAAACGCCGTGCGGGATGCTCAATGCCATCGGCCTGCAGAATATCGGAGTGCATCGGTTCGTGGAGGACAAGTTGCCTTTGCTGCCCTGGTCCGAGGTGCCGGTCATCGCGAATCTGTATGCCTGCGATGCCGAGGATTTTGCCCGCCTGGCCGAATACCTGGCCGATCAGGAGGGCGTCGCGGCACTGGAAGTGAACATTTCCTGTCCCAATGTTCAGGCCGGTGGCGTGCTGTTCGGCCAGGACCCGCGCCAGGCCGCCCTGGTCACCGCAGCCGTCAAGGCCAAGGCCGGGGCCAAGCCGGTGATCGTCAAACTGTCCCCCAACGTCACGGATATTACGGCCATCGCCAAGGCTGCAGCCGACGCCGGGGCCGACGCCCTGGCTCTGATAAACACCCTCTCCGGCATGGCCGTGGATATCCGCACCCGCAAGCCGCGCCTGGCCAACGTCATCGGCGGCCTGTCCGGGCCGGCCATCAAGCCGGTGGGGCTGCGCTGCGTGTATCAGGTCAGCCGGGCCGTGGATCTGCCGATCATCGGGCTGGGCGGGATCTCCTCGGCGGAGGACGTGTTGGAATACATTATGGTCGGTGCCTGGGCCGTGCAGATCGGCACGGCTAATTTCCTGCGCCCGGACATGGCCTTCCGCATCGCCGCGCAACTGCCGGGATTGCTGGAAGAACTCGGAGTGAAGTCATGGGAGGAATTTCGGGGGAAGTTGTCGATCTGA